Below is a genomic region from Candidatus Methylomirabilota bacterium.
GGCGGCATTTCCACAAACGGTACGACCTCCTGGAGCGCGCGATCCCGGCCGTGCTCGGCTGCCCACCGGTCTCGGCGGAGGAGTTCGCGCGCTGGCACCTCGAGCGCTCGCTGCACGCGATGGGCGCGGCGACCGAGCGCGACCTGACCGGCTACCTGACGTTCCCTCGATTCGGGCCGGGCGCGCGCCGGGCCGCGCTGCGCGCCATGATCGAGCGCGGGGAGGTGACGGAGATCGACGGGGAGGGCCGCCCGGGCCGCTGGCTCGTGCTGACGCGCGACCTGCCCGCCCTCGCCCGCGCGCGGCGGGCGCCCGCGGCCTCGCGGGGTACCACGCTGCTCTCGCCCTTCGATTCATTGCTCTGGTCCCGCGAGCGCGTGAGGCGCCTCTTCGACTTCGACTACCGCATCGAGGTCTACACCCCGGGTGACAAGCGCGTGCACGGCTACTACACATTGCCGATCCTCCACCACGGCCGTCTCATCGGTCGCGTCGACGCCAAGACCCATCGCCCCGAACGCCGGCTGGAGGTTCGCCACGTGCACTTCGAGCGGTGGTTCGCCGCAGCGACAGGGTTGCCGGTCGGGGAGGAGCGCATCGATCGGGACGAGGCGCTCGAAGGGCTGGCCGCTGCGCTGCGATCGTTGGCGACGTTCGTGAACGGTGACGAGCTGGTGCTCCGTCGGGTGACGCCGCACCGGCTACGCGCACCGCTGGCCCGTGCGCTTCCGGGGCCGTGATTCCGCACGCCCGGAACCGCAAGCAGCTCCACCCGAAGCTGTTCGCCTATCTCGAAGAGGTGTGACGGGCGCGACGCAGCACGAAGAAATACTGGTGCGGCAGGAACCGGTGCTCGGCGATCAGGCGCAGGCCGGCGCGGCGGGCGTCGCGCAAGAACCGCGCACGGGGGACGCGGCGCTTGGGCGGCGGCCCGAATTCCGACTCCTCGTTCCAGTCGACGTTGATCACCCGGGCGCCGGGGGAGAGCGCCGACACCAGCCGGCGCAGGAACGCCCCGGCGCCGTGCATGTGATGGTAGACGTTGATGATCACCGCGAGATCACAGCGGTTACGTGGCAGCATCGGATCATCGTCGCGGCTCAGCACCGGCGTGACGTTCTGCACTCGTGCGCGCGCCAGGCGCCGGCGCAGCACGTCGAGCACGGCCGCCTCCGGGTCCACCGCGTAGACGTGGCCCGACGGACCGACGGCACGCGCCAGTCGCGGCGTGAAGTACCCCGGGCCGGCGCCGATCTCGGCCACCACCTGCCCGCGACGCAGGCTGAGCGCCCTCACGACGGCGTCGGGCTTCTGCCACCTCGCCCGCTTCGGGTTCAGCTGACGACGGAGCGCGCCGGCCAGCTCGCTACGCTTCGTAGGACTTCCTCCCCGACGGCGCGGTGAGGAGCCGTCCCGCTTGTCGGATCTCGCCGGCGTCGAACGGCGGCGGGACGAGCAAGATCAGGCGGTGCACGCCGGTTCGCTCGAGCGACTGTCGCGCGCGCGAGTCCGCCCGGAGCCAGGGCTTGTCCAGCCCCGCGAACACCGTCACGAGGAACCGCGATGCGTCGCGGCCCGACGCCGTGTGCTCGTCGCGCGCGCGCTGGACGAGATCGCCGAGCTGCGGATGCACGGCCTGCGTGTTGAATCCGTCCGCGTGCCGGCCGGCGATCGCGGCCATGCGGGGGCCGAAGCCGCCCACGATGATCGGCGGCGGAGGCTCGGGCCGGAGGAATCCCGACTCGCCCGACCAGAGCCGGCGGATGAGGCCGATCGCCTCGACGACACGGTGCGCGCGGACCTCGTCGCGCTCGACCGCCTGGCCGATGGCCGCCTGCTCGACGGCGTACGGAGTGCGGCGACTTCCGCCGGCGCCGAGCCCGAGGAGCAATCGCCCGCCCGAGACCGCCTGAAGCGTCGCCGCCATGTTGGCCAGGAGTCCCGGCTGGCGATTGGCCACGTTGAGCACCAGCGGCCCGAGGGAGACGCGTCGCGTGACTTCGGCCAGCGCCGTCAGCACCGTCCACGCCTCCGGCACGCCGGGGCCGCCGGCATGGACGTCGGGATCGCGCAGGTGATCCCAGGTCCACAGCCCGTCGAAGCCGACGTCCTCCGCGGCCAGCGCGGCGGCGCGCATGTCGGCCCAGTGGGCGCTCATCGGGATCAGGAGCAGGTCGGTTTTCAGCCCAGCACGCCTTGCGCTCGGAGCTTCGACACCTCGTTCGTCGAAAGGCCCAACACCTGGGCCAGCACTTCCGCGGTGTGCTGGCCCGCGAGCGGCGCGGGTGTCGTCGGCGCCTCGGACGCCGACAGGCGAACCGGGCAGCCGGGCAGACGGAAGCGTCCGCGTGTGGCGTGCTCGATCGTGTGGATCTGGCCGCGGGCGTTGAGGTGCGGATCGTCCAGCACCTCGCCGGTGTCCAGCACGGCGCCGCACGGCACGCCCGCCTTCCCCAGCACCGCCATCACCTCGTGTTTCGTGCGCGCGCTCGGCCAGGCCCTGACGATCTCGTTCAGCGCGTCGCGGTGCTCCCAGCGCGCCTTCGCGTCCTGGTACCGGACGTCGGCGAACAGGTCCTCACGGCCGATCGCGGTCACGAAGTCGCGCCACATGTCCTGATTCATGGGCTGCACGTAGATCTAGGCGTAGTCGTTGGGTCCACCCGGCGCGCACGGGTAGGCGCCGCCGGGTACGCCGCCTGTGATTGCATTGTCCCGGCGCTCGCTGGGCTTGCCGTCGCGGTAGTGATCGACGTAGCGGCCCCGCAGGAAGTTGGCCACCACCTCCTGCATCGCCACCTCGACGAGCTGGCCCTGCCCGGTGCGCTGGCGCTGGATGTAGGCGGCCAGGATGGCGCCGGCCGTGTGGACGCCGGTCCCGGTGTCGCTCAGCGCGCGTTCGGCCATGGCTCATTCTCCTGGTCGGGTCAACCGGCAGTATACGTCGCGACGGCTGCCACCTGGCGCGACACCAGACGGGCGTAAAAACCG
It encodes:
- a CDS encoding crosslink repair DNA glycosylase YcaQ family protein produces the protein MKPVSLRAVATLFLERQHLARPRAATLTTRRLGRFVEDVGGLQMDSINVLDRAHYLTVWSRFGPYDRAWLDRVVYRRRILFEYWAHAACLVPTTMLPWWRRAMLDYRVRHTGWSDWLRRNPKVLSQVKTAVSASGPMGGTDFDGRRPSGGGGWWSWKPVQHALHYLWMTGALTIHSRRHFHKRYDLLERAIPAVLGCPPVSAEEFARWHLERSLHAMGAATERDLTGYLTFPRFGPGARRAALRAMIERGEVTEIDGEGRPGRWLVLTRDLPALARARRAPAASRGTTLLSPFDSLLWSRERVRRLFDFDYRIEVYTPGDKRVHGYYTLPILHHGRLIGRVDAKTHRPERRLEVRHVHFERWFAAATGLPVGEERIDRDEALEGLAAALRSLATFVNGDELVLRRVTPHRLRAPLARALPGP
- a CDS encoding methyltransferase → MRALSLRRGQVVAEIGAGPGYFTPRLARAVGPSGHVYAVDPEAAVLDVLRRRLARARVQNVTPVLSRDDDPMLPRNRCDLAVIINVYHHMHGAGAFLRRLVSALSPGARVINVDWNEESEFGPPPKRRVPRARFLRDARRAGLRLIAEHRFLPHQYFFVLRRARHTSSR
- a CDS encoding LLM class flavin-dependent oxidoreductase, which produces MSAHWADMRAAALAAEDVGFDGLWTWDHLRDPDVHAGGPGVPEAWTVLTALAEVTRRVSLGPLVLNVANRQPGLLANMAATLQAVSGGRLLLGLGAGGSRRTPYAVEQAAIGQAVERDEVRAHRVVEAIGLIRRLWSGESGFLRPEPPPPIIVGGFGPRMAAIAGRHADGFNTQAVHPQLGDLVQRARDEHTASGRDASRFLVTVFAGLDKPWLRADSRARQSLERTGVHRLILLVPPPFDAGEIRQAGRLLTAPSGRKSYEA